The DNA window CGATGGACTGAATCCCTATTATGGATACCCTACCTTCATTTCTGAGTCTGGATACAGAAATTCCATGAAGGTGGACTTTCAGAGCACTAATGTGCAGTATCTGAAATATCATGGACCTGTAGATCCTACTTTGACCGGAGGTTTCTATAACCAGCTGGCTTATAAGAATCTATCCCTTTCCTTCCTGTTTACCTTCAGTATGGGCAATTACGTACGTCTTGCGCCTGTATTCACTTCTACTTTGAGTGATGATATCGGCATGTCTAAAGAGTGGTTAAACCGATGGATGGTACCTGGGGATGAAAAAAACACGACCATTCCAACTATTGTAGATCCATTGGTGGCCCAGTCACATATGTCCAGCGCCCCCATGTATGCTTACAGTGCCTATAATTCTTCAGATCAACGGGTGGCCAAAGGTGATTTTATCCGCTTAAAGAATGTTACCCTGGGCTATAGCCTGCCAAAGTCTTATGCGGCCTGGTTAAAAATGAAAAATCTCGATTTGGCCCTGGTGGGGAACAATGTATTGCTGCTTTATGCAGATAAGAAGTTGAATGGAGCCGATCCGGAGTTTTTTGGAAGCGGGGGAGTGGCCTTACCGGTGCCCAGACAATTTACCTTCTCTTTGAAAGCTGGTTTTTAATTAAAAGCATTGAATAAAATGAAGAAGAAAAATATATACAATATTATCAGTTTATCACTGCTAACATTATTGCTGGGAAGCTGTAAGAAGTATTTTGACGTCAATCCGGATATGCGTACCGAATTGGACACTCCGGAAAAAGTAGGCGAGTTATTAGTGACCGCCTATCCATCAGCTGATTACTTCCTGTTTGCAGAATTGGCCTCAGACAATAGCGTAGATAAAGGACCTGGTGATTTCTCCTTAAATGATATTGCCCGTGACAGCTATCTATGGAAAGAAGTCGCACAAGTTTCAGATAGCTATTCTCCCAATTCCTATTGGTTGGATATGTATAGGGCTATCGCAGCAGCGAATCATGCCATTGAGGCCGTTGATGAAAATAATTTTGGAACAAAAGGCCAGCAATACAAAGGCGAAGCTTTGTTGACGCGGGCTTATGCACACCATATGTTAGTGTCATTGTTTTCGAAATCTTATCAGATCAATGGTGATAACTCAACTCCAGGGATACCGTATCTCACTGTTCCGGAAAATACAGCTTTCAAAAATTACGAAAGGGGGACAGTTGCTTCTGTTTATGAGCATATTGAAAAGGATTTGCTCGAAGGTATCCGTTTGATTAAAGGCATTACCTATAAATCGCCCAAATTCCATTTCAACGAGCAGGCGGCAAATGCTTTTGCTGCAAGGTTTTACCTTTTCAAGGGAGAGTATGATAAAGTGATAAAATATGCAAGTGCTATTTTTCCGGAGAATAATTTTAAACAGAATCTCCGACCTATAGCCGGAGCACTGAAGGCGGCTGGTAGTAATTCGCCGTCTTTATTTGCGAGCAGCCAGCAGAACTTCAACCTGTTGCTGGCAAATGTCTATTCCAATTTCAGTAGTATCGCGGCTAGTTGTCGTTATGGAGCAGGATTGGCCACGGAGAAAATAATCAGTGGGAATACTGTTGCCGGGAAGCAATTTTACCAGTATTATACTCGCTTTGGTGGAATTCCCGATAAACTGCAGCTGGGAAAATACCCCACCTATACCTATAGGGCAAATCCATATACCACTGACTGGACCTATTACACTATTCAATGCCTGTTTTCAGCGGATGAGGCGCTGATGAACAGGGCGGAAGCTTATATCAATACAGGTGATTATGCATCGGCGTTAAAGGATCTGAATGACTTTGCGCAAGTTAGGATTGAAGGATACGATGCGATGTTACATACAATTACCGAGGCGAAGGTCTTAAGCTTCTATAACACTACAGATATCAAAGCAGGCCTGATGAGTACTGTAATGGACTTCAAACAAAAGGCTTTTGCACATGAGGGGATTCGTTGGTTGGATATCAGTCGCCTCGGAATAGAGATTTCACACAGGCAATTAAATAGCAATTGGGATACAACATATGAGGTGTTAAAGAAGGATGATTTGCGCCGTGTTTTTCAAATACCTGCCAGTGCAGCACTTTCAGGATTACCTAAAAACCCCAGATAGATCACATTTAAAATTTGGTTATGAAAATATTTTGTATCATGCTTTCCTTCCTGTTAGTGCTAGGTGTAACCAGCTGCAGGAAAAAAGAGAAGGTGGATTTCGAATTCAATAAGGATTTGGATTATACACCTACCGAACTTGATAATTGGTTAACTAAAAACTTTACGGATCCATATAATATAGAGGTGGATTATCGTTTTGACCGCTATAAAGGATCGATTGATGAAAACCTGGTGCCGCCTTCGGAAAACAAAGTAAAAGAACAAATGGGGATGGTCTTGAGTGGTTATATACAGCCATATCAAATCGCAGGAGGCAACACCTTTGTGAAAAGATGCGTTCCCAAAGAATGGGTTTTATTTGGATCATTTTCTATCCAATCTGATGGATCACGCGTGTTAGCTACTGCCAGTGGTGGTAGAAATATTACCCTCTATGAGGTGAATGCGGTGAATATCGCAGATCCGGAAGCGGTGCGTCCAAGGCTAAAGACCCTACACCATGAATTCACCCATACCTTGTCTCAGATTCAGCGACTGCCATTGGAATTTGAGAATATCTCCAGGGCAGACTATACAGAATCCTGGCGCAATTCTACCCTTTATCCGGATAAGGATAACGATTCTCTGGGCTTTGTTTCCCGATACGCGAGAGCCAATGTAATGGAGGATTTCGCGGAAACGGCTGGATTTTTATTAGCATATGGACAATTGTGGTTTGATAATAAAGCCGGAAAGATACCCAGATCAGGATATGATATTCTGAAGAAAAAAGAAACTGCCGTTGTAAATTATTTCAGAGATCAATTCGGTGTTGATTTCAGGAAACTGCAAAGAGAGGTGGCATTTGCAATGTATAATGAATTTAATGATAAAAGTTTTCAGTCATTTGAATATTGGTTTTTCAACCAGGGGCTATTTGATCCAAAACTAAGCTATAATACCGCGACTGTTTCTGCTGACGTAAAGACCGCTGTAGATAACTTTAAAGCTGCAGTATACGCGTACAGTGCATCCGCCAAGTATGTGGTGCAGGATTTGACTTATATATTTACACCTGCTAATGCGACCACTGGCACTTTGGTAGTCAGTGTACCATTTAAAACCGGGACGAACCCAGTAATCTACGCGGATTATAACTTCACCTATACGCAGGATCCGGTTAGCCATTCCATCACTTTTGTAAAAGCCACCCAGGGAACCGGAGTAAATTATACCAATGCCGGTTATTTCATGGCTTCCTTCATGACCAATATCTCCAGTTATCTGACTGGCTCAACTTTCAAGGTGGACTGGTCAGTGGGTAAGCCGGATCTCTCCCGCCGTGATGAAACTTTTTTCAACTCCGGAGGCTTTTATAAAGCAGGTGACAAGACCAGTTATCTCAACTTTCAATTGGTGAAATTGAGAAAGTAAACTGAATAATGATTTACCATATTAATTCATGAGATTATGAAGAATTTATATAAACTCTTATTTGTCATCTCTGTTTTGGTTACAGGTTGTAGCCGTTCAGATGTAGATCTGGTTTTTAATAAAACGCCTGATGAGCGTATGAGTGAGCAGCAACAACAATACAAGCAGCTACTCACGCAGGCCCAGTATGGTTGGAAAGTCACGAATTCAACCGGGTTGAAAGGTAACTTCGGTTTTTATATGAACTTCGATTTTGAAGGAAAGAAAGACCGGGTTTGCATGGTATCAGATATCAATGATACCAGTAGCGCTTCGGTGCAGGTATCTGCATACAGGGTTAAACTGGTAAACGCACCGATTCTCTCTTTTGAGACGTATAATTACATTCATTTGTTAAGTGATCCAAATCCTGCTGTGAGCGGAGGTGTTGTTGGACAAGGATTTAAAGACGACAATGAATTTGAATTTGTTCGGGTTACCTCCGATTCAATGTTCCTCGTAGGCCGTAAATTCAGAACCCAAATGATTTTGGCAAAAGCAACCAAACAGGAACAGGATGCTTATTTGAATGGAGGTTATCTGGCAAATATTAATGCAGTAAAAGCTGTTTTTGCAAGTAATAAAGTCTCTCTTTTTGACTATGGCGGCGTTACTTATCAGATTATTCCTAATACGAGCGGAAGAAAAGTGGGAGTAATGAGCGTGGTTAATAATCAAATCAAGCTTTCCTCCGGGAATTTTTCTTTTTCTGTCAATGGCATGGAATTATCGGGTGGGGTACAGATTGGGAGCACGTTTGTTACAAGAATATTGCTGGATGGCAATAAACTCTTTATACAAACAAAGAGTGGAGAGAAGATAGAGGTCCGGAGTTCGGAGACTGCCCTTCTTCCATTGAATCAAATGATAGGGCAGAGTTATATGGGATTGAATCTTCCGTTCTTAGCTAATTTGCCAGGCACTAATCCTGCAGGTACTACTATTCTGAAGCAATTGAGCTTACTGGTGTTAGCTTATCCGAATTCTTACGACAAGAGCGAGATCAATCTGGTATGGGATGTTCCTAATAAGAAGATAATTATGGAAGGGCTGTTATTCAAAGGAAGTGCTATATATGCGACCAGATTCCGTTATGACTATGATTTTAATCCAACAACAGGGTTATACAAGCTGAGCAATAAGGTCGTGTTGGCGCCTGGTTATGCCACGTATAACGTCACTTTATTGGATACGTTCTTACAAAATAATGAGTTCACTTTGGATTATTATTTTGACAGCGGAAATATGTATGGGAAAGTCACCAGTAAAAATGGTAGCACCATCATGACCTTCATGCTCTATTAGACGCAAACGAGCAAGTGCATAGAATCGGATTTTGTACCATAAAGGGTATTAAAGTAAAACCTGCGTCATTGTAGCGCAGGTTTTACTTTTTTTAGTCTTTTGAAGTGGCTTTCCTGTTTTATTGTTACCTATATGTTCAGGCCATTCTTTCCTGGATAGGTTTCAGCTGGTATGCCTTGTAAAAGAAGTGGTCTGCTTCATGCTGATCTG is part of the Chitinophaga flava genome and encodes:
- a CDS encoding RagB/SusD family nutrient uptake outer membrane protein, which translates into the protein MKKKNIYNIISLSLLTLLLGSCKKYFDVNPDMRTELDTPEKVGELLVTAYPSADYFLFAELASDNSVDKGPGDFSLNDIARDSYLWKEVAQVSDSYSPNSYWLDMYRAIAAANHAIEAVDENNFGTKGQQYKGEALLTRAYAHHMLVSLFSKSYQINGDNSTPGIPYLTVPENTAFKNYERGTVASVYEHIEKDLLEGIRLIKGITYKSPKFHFNEQAANAFAARFYLFKGEYDKVIKYASAIFPENNFKQNLRPIAGALKAAGSNSPSLFASSQQNFNLLLANVYSNFSSIAASCRYGAGLATEKIISGNTVAGKQFYQYYTRFGGIPDKLQLGKYPTYTYRANPYTTDWTYYTIQCLFSADEALMNRAEAYINTGDYASALKDLNDFAQVRIEGYDAMLHTITEAKVLSFYNTTDIKAGLMSTVMDFKQKAFAHEGIRWLDISRLGIEISHRQLNSNWDTTYEVLKKDDLRRVFQIPASAALSGLPKNPR
- a CDS encoding substrate import-associated zinc metallohydrolase lipoprotein, whose translation is MLSFLLVLGVTSCRKKEKVDFEFNKDLDYTPTELDNWLTKNFTDPYNIEVDYRFDRYKGSIDENLVPPSENKVKEQMGMVLSGYIQPYQIAGGNTFVKRCVPKEWVLFGSFSIQSDGSRVLATASGGRNITLYEVNAVNIADPEAVRPRLKTLHHEFTHTLSQIQRLPLEFENISRADYTESWRNSTLYPDKDNDSLGFVSRYARANVMEDFAETAGFLLAYGQLWFDNKAGKIPRSGYDILKKKETAVVNYFRDQFGVDFRKLQREVAFAMYNEFNDKSFQSFEYWFFNQGLFDPKLSYNTATVSADVKTAVDNFKAAVYAYSASAKYVVQDLTYIFTPANATTGTLVVSVPFKTGTNPVIYADYNFTYTQDPVSHSITFVKATQGTGVNYTNAGYFMASFMTNISSYLTGSTFKVDWSVGKPDLSRRDETFFNSGGFYKAGDKTSYLNFQLVKLRK
- a CDS encoding DUF4302 domain-containing protein; translated protein: MKNLYKLLFVISVLVTGCSRSDVDLVFNKTPDERMSEQQQQYKQLLTQAQYGWKVTNSTGLKGNFGFYMNFDFEGKKDRVCMVSDINDTSSASVQVSAYRVKLVNAPILSFETYNYIHLLSDPNPAVSGGVVGQGFKDDNEFEFVRVTSDSMFLVGRKFRTQMILAKATKQEQDAYLNGGYLANINAVKAVFASNKVSLFDYGGVTYQIIPNTSGRKVGVMSVVNNQIKLSSGNFSFSVNGMELSGGVQIGSTFVTRILLDGNKLFIQTKSGEKIEVRSSETALLPLNQMIGQSYMGLNLPFLANLPGTNPAGTTILKQLSLLVLAYPNSYDKSEINLVWDVPNKKIIMEGLLFKGSAIYATRFRYDYDFNPTTGLYKLSNKVVLAPGYATYNVTLLDTFLQNNEFTLDYYFDSGNMYGKVTSKNGSTIMTFMLY